A genomic stretch from Coffea arabica cultivar ET-39 chromosome 10c, Coffea Arabica ET-39 HiFi, whole genome shotgun sequence includes:
- the LOC113711950 gene encoding E3 ubiquitin-protein ligase APD2 isoform X2, protein MRYGYYGDCDMLLGPSSSRLFEANSVFVKQVHVTDTDRKGVVLYGFSQKPELSLEESWSVSNYMIVGSFSHKGFSLWLNKGSRIQLGLEAEKTSLNQLDVSVSKGVRNYETLLPPNSLGADLFNYDTAGKAAEYVIEDDDRYCIGITNLNPRSIMVVMHVNVSSKMYDSTKAKSMCSTGSGTCHLNLLFPITQYVVVTTPNNGDLGQWHVELSFVARLLAYICILGVIVIVFFLLFKLLGACNEENHEPEHPVTRVAAETEPLLPEKVFRLPYGTDEEDRESSRGSSSEDLYDGKICVICYDMPRNCFFVPCGHCATCQDCANRIMEGETRVCPICRRLIHKVRKVIIP, encoded by the exons ATGAGGTATGGTTATTATGGGGATTGTGACATGCTGCTTGGACCTAGCTCGTCGCGATTATTTGAGGCCAATTCTGTGTTTGTGAAGCAAGTTCACGTCACAGATACTGATAGGAAAGGAGTCGTTCTTTACGGGTTTTCGCAGAAGCCTGAGCTGAGCCTGGAAGAGAGTTGGAGTGTGTCAAATTATATGATTGTTGGATCCTTCAGTCATAAG GGATTCTCGCTGTGGTTGAATAAAGGTTCAAGAATTCAGCTTGGACTGGAAGCAGAGAAAACTAGTTTGAATCAACTTGATGTATCAGTAAGTAAAG ggGTGCGGAATTATGAGACCCTTCTGCCACCAAATTCTCTAGGTGCTGACCTCTTTAATTATGATACAGCTG GTAAAGCAGCTGAATATGTCATTGAAGACGATGATAGGTACTGCATCGGCATCACTAATTTGAATCCTAGAAGCATCATGGTGGTAATGCATGTGAATGTTTCTTCCAAAATGTACGACAGCACAAAAGCAAAGAGCATGTGTTCAACTGGAAGCGGGACATGCCATCTCAATCTTCTTTTCCCAATTACCCAATATGTAGTAGTGACTACTCCAAACAAT GGAGATCTTGGCCAATGGCATGTTGAGCTTTCATTCGTTGCTCGTCTTCTTGCCTACATTTGTATTTTAG GTGTTATTGTTATTGTCTTCTTTCTGCTGTTCAAATTACTGGGAGCATGTAATGAGGAGAACCATGAACCAGAACATCCTGTAACGAGAGTTGCAGCTGAGACTGAACCTTTGCTGCCTGAGAAAGTCTTCAGATTGCCATACGGAACTGATGAAGAAGACAGGGAGTCAAGCAGGGGTAGCTCTTCAGAAGACCTATATGATGGCAAGATTTGTGTCATCTGCTATGACATGCCACGAAACTGCTTCTTTGTTCCCTGCGGCCACTGTGCTACTTGCCAAGATTGTGCTAATAG GATCATGGAGGGGGAAACCAGGGTGTGTCCAATATGCCGACGGCTCATCCATAAAGTGAGGAAAGTTATTATCCCTTAG
- the LOC140016123 gene encoding agamous-like MADS-box protein AGL104, which produces MGRVKLQIKKIENTTNRQVTFSKRRNGLIKKAYELSVLCDVDVALIMFSPSGRLSVFSGNKSLEEIMARYLNLPEHERGRLHNQEYLEKALGKLKSEADRTNQDVSPVSVDSQIEEIQQEILRYKSQMEDMEKKLRIYEGDPWEINAICEAEYREQILEETLNQVRARKVNLAQQAAQVNGFTTRSASSLLDWFPHQRDQDQIPMLNFLDPTGLIPLRAGQADQRIENMVPASLTLPPQSHLDTAADMQQQLNDHNSPISKIENDPQVLQRPHDDHFGQIIDVNLSPWTHLYPTGTDPFPAGQPREGALLELFLSQLAPVNQDQLDNLQ; this is translated from the exons ATGGGAAGAGTGAAGCTCCAGATCAAGAAAATCGAGAACACAACAAATAGGCAGGTGACTTTCTCAAAAAGAAGAAATGGGCTTATCAAGAAAGCTTATGAACTTTCTGTGCTCTGTGATGTTGATGTAGCTCTCATCATGTTCTCCCCCTCTGGAAGACTCAGCGTATTTTCAGGAAACAAAAG CCTTGAGGAAATTATGGCACGATATCTGAATCTTCCGGAGCATGAGCGAGGACG GCTGCATAACCAAGAG TATCTGGAAAAAGCACTTGGCAAGTTGAAATCTGAAGCAGACAGAACTAATCAAGATGTCAG CCCAGTAAGTGTTGACTCTCAAATTGAG GAAATTCAGCAAGAAATTCTTAGGTACAAGTCCCAAATGGAGGATATGGAGAAAAAATTGAG AATTTATGAAGGCGATCCTTGGGAGATCAATGCGATTTGTGAGGCTGAATACAGGGAACAAATTCTTGAGGAGACTCTGAATCAAGTTCGAGCACGCAAG GTAAATTTGGCTCAACAAGCAGCACAAGTAAATGGGTTTACTACGAGAAGTGCAAGCAGTTTATTGGATTGGTTTCCTCATCAAAGAGACCAAGATCAAATTCCAATGCTCAATTTCTTGGATCCCACAGGGCTTATTCCTCTTAG AGCTGGGCAAGCTGATCAGCGCATAGAGAACATGGTACCTGCTTCCTTAACTCTTCCTCCTCAAAGTCATTTGGATACAGCAGCAGACATGCAGCAGCAGCTGAATGATCATAACAGTCCAATCAGCAAGATCGAGAACGACCCACAAGTACTACAACGTCCCCATGATGATCACTTTGGACAAATCATCGACGTAAATCTCTCGCCATGGACGCACCTGTATCCAACAG GAACTGATCCGTTTCCAGCTGGACAACCCAGAGAAGGAGCACTCTTGGAGCTGTTCTTATCTCAGCTTGCTCCTGTAAATCAAGATCAGCTTGATAATCTCCAGTGA
- the LOC113711949 gene encoding cytochrome P450 81Q32-like — MEISYYLLLIPLLYLLTNQIIKRFNNLPPSPFPSLPVIGHLHLIKNPVHRTLAQISSKYGRVLLLYFGSRPVLLISSPSAAVECFTKNDIVFANRPKFLAGKYLGFNYTTLVWASYGQHWRNIRKIATVDILSGSRVQMFTHIRSEEVHLLIRRLLKAAAASADDHVMVDMKSAFFELTLNIMMRMIAGKRYSGDGSGKIEEVTSFQEMVKESLKVSGSTNAADFVPLLRWIGQNKLESHLKTLQMKREKFLQDLIEKYRSIASHRENKTLIDVLLSLQETEPEYYTDQIIRGLVQIMLSAGSDTTSGTMEWALSVLLNNPEALKKAQEEIDVQIGQSRLITDSDLGQLPYLQAIINETFRMYPVSPFISLHESSEECTVEGFGIPRGTLLLVNLWAINHDPEIWEEPTKFKPERFMNLEGQRERFEFMPFGLGRRGCPGENFARRVVGLALGSLIQCFEWERPGEELVDMSEGAGHTMPRAQPLLAKYRPRPEMVKLL; from the exons ATGGAGATTTCGTACTACCTTCTGCTCATACCCTTGCTGTATTTACTCACCAATCAGATTATCAAAAGATTCAATAATCTCCCACCGAGTCCTTTTCCATCTTTACCTGTAATTGGGCATCTTCATCTCATCAAGAATCCAGTCCATCGAACATTAGCTCAGATCTCCAGTAAATATGGCCGAGTTCTCTTGCTTTATTTTGGCTCTCGCCCTGTCCTCCTGATATCTTCACCCTCTGCTGCAGTGGAATGCTTCACCAAGAATGACATAGTCTTCGCAAATCGGCCCAAGTTCCTCGCGGGAAAATACCTTGGCTTTAACTATACAACTCTGGTTTGGGCCTCGTACGGTCAACACTGGCGCAATATAAGAAAAATCGCTACCGTTGATATATTATCAGGTAGTCGAGTCCAGATGTTTACGCACATACGTTCTGAGGAGGTTCACTTGTTGATTCGGCGCCTTCTGAAGGCCGCTGCGGCTAGTGCTGATGACCATGTTATGGTCGATATGAAATCAGCCTTCTTCGAACTCACACTGAACATTATGATGAGGATGATTGCTGGAAAACGATATTCTGGTGATGGCTCAGGAAAAATAGAGGAAGTCACCAGCTTTCAAGAGATGGTTAAAGAGAGTCTTAAAGTCAGCGGATCAACAAATGCTGCGGATTTTGTTCCACTACTGAGGTGGATAGGGCAAAATAAGCTTGAAAGTCATCTGAAAACGTTGCAGATGAAGAGGGAAAAGTTCCTACAAGATTTGATTGAAAAGTACAGAAGCATCGCCAGCCATCGTGAGAACAAGACACTGATTGATGTTCTCTTATCTCTCCAAGAGACCGAACCAGAGTACTATACGGATCAAATCATCAGAGGCTTGGTTCAG ATAATGTTATCGGCGGGAAGTGACACAACATCTGGAACTATGGAATGGGCACTGTCAGTTCTGCTGAACAACCCAGAGGCTTTAAAGAAAGCGCAAGAAGAAATAGACGTTCAAATAGGCCAATCAAGGCTGATAACTGACTCCGACCTTGGCCAGCTTCCTTACCTTCAAGCAATAATAAACGAAACCTTTCGTATGTATCCTGTGTCCCCTTTTATCTCCCTGCATGAATCATCCGAAGAATGTACAGTTGAAGGCTTTGGTATCCCTCGTGGGACATTGCTCTTAGTGAACCTTTGGGCTATTAATCATGACCCTGAAATATGGGAAGAACCCACAAAATTCAAACCTGAAAGGTTCATGAACTTGGAAGGTCAGAGAGAGAGATTTGAGTTTATGCCATTCGGGCTTGGCCGAAGAGGATGTCCTGGCGAAAATTTTGCTCGACGAGTTGTGGGGTTGGCATTGGGTTCACTTATTCAATGCTTTGAGTGGGAAAGACCTGGAGAAGAATTGGTGGACATGAGTGAAGGAGCTGGGCATACTATGCCTAGAGCTCAACCGCTGCTGGCAAAGTATAGGCCACGCCCTGAAATGGTTAAGCTTCTTTGA
- the LOC113711950 gene encoding E3 ubiquitin-protein ligase APD2 isoform X1, producing MHRSVLAAQSNHHPRHQYSQRCQETRVCLLAPLSICLCVAISMRYGYYGDCDMLLGPSSSRLFEANSVFVKQVHVTDTDRKGVVLYGFSQKPELSLEESWSVSNYMIVGSFSHKGFSLWLNKGSRIQLGLEAEKTSLNQLDVSVSKGVRNYETLLPPNSLGADLFNYDTAGKAAEYVIEDDDRYCIGITNLNPRSIMVVMHVNVSSKMYDSTKAKSMCSTGSGTCHLNLLFPITQYVVVTTPNNGDLGQWHVELSFVARLLAYICILGVIVIVFFLLFKLLGACNEENHEPEHPVTRVAAETEPLLPEKVFRLPYGTDEEDRESSRGSSSEDLYDGKICVICYDMPRNCFFVPCGHCATCQDCANRIMEGETRVCPICRRLIHKVRKVIIP from the exons atgcacagaTCAGTTCTTGCAGCACAAAGCAATCATCATCCTCGTCATCAGTATTCTCAGCGGTGCCAAGAGACTCGTGTTTGTCTCCTTGCTCCTTTATCAATTTGCCTTTGTG tAGCAATTAGCATGAGGTATGGTTATTATGGGGATTGTGACATGCTGCTTGGACCTAGCTCGTCGCGATTATTTGAGGCCAATTCTGTGTTTGTGAAGCAAGTTCACGTCACAGATACTGATAGGAAAGGAGTCGTTCTTTACGGGTTTTCGCAGAAGCCTGAGCTGAGCCTGGAAGAGAGTTGGAGTGTGTCAAATTATATGATTGTTGGATCCTTCAGTCATAAG GGATTCTCGCTGTGGTTGAATAAAGGTTCAAGAATTCAGCTTGGACTGGAAGCAGAGAAAACTAGTTTGAATCAACTTGATGTATCAGTAAGTAAAG ggGTGCGGAATTATGAGACCCTTCTGCCACCAAATTCTCTAGGTGCTGACCTCTTTAATTATGATACAGCTG GTAAAGCAGCTGAATATGTCATTGAAGACGATGATAGGTACTGCATCGGCATCACTAATTTGAATCCTAGAAGCATCATGGTGGTAATGCATGTGAATGTTTCTTCCAAAATGTACGACAGCACAAAAGCAAAGAGCATGTGTTCAACTGGAAGCGGGACATGCCATCTCAATCTTCTTTTCCCAATTACCCAATATGTAGTAGTGACTACTCCAAACAAT GGAGATCTTGGCCAATGGCATGTTGAGCTTTCATTCGTTGCTCGTCTTCTTGCCTACATTTGTATTTTAG GTGTTATTGTTATTGTCTTCTTTCTGCTGTTCAAATTACTGGGAGCATGTAATGAGGAGAACCATGAACCAGAACATCCTGTAACGAGAGTTGCAGCTGAGACTGAACCTTTGCTGCCTGAGAAAGTCTTCAGATTGCCATACGGAACTGATGAAGAAGACAGGGAGTCAAGCAGGGGTAGCTCTTCAGAAGACCTATATGATGGCAAGATTTGTGTCATCTGCTATGACATGCCACGAAACTGCTTCTTTGTTCCCTGCGGCCACTGTGCTACTTGCCAAGATTGTGCTAATAG GATCATGGAGGGGGAAACCAGGGTGTGTCCAATATGCCGACGGCTCATCCATAAAGTGAGGAAAGTTATTATCCCTTAG